The following coding sequences lie in one Prochlorococcus marinus XMU1412 genomic window:
- the uvrA gene encoding excinuclease ABC subunit UvrA produces MVNKVVSSFGEDNSINIRGARQHNLKNIDISLPRNKFIVFTGVSGSGKSSLAFDTIFAEGQRRYVESLSAYARQFLGQVDKPDVDNIEGLSPAISIDQKSTSHNPRSTVGTVTEIQDYLRLLFGRAGEPHCHHCGIPIAPQTIDEMVDQILLLPEGTRYQLLAPVVRGKKGTHTKLISGLAAEGFARVRINGEVRELADSIELDKNQIHNIEVVVDRLIAREGIQERLNDSLQTCLKRGDGLAIVEVVPKKGENLPSNLEREKLYSENYACPVHGSIVEELSPRLFSFNSPYGACPDCHGIGYLKKFTADRVIPDKTLPVYAAIAPWSEKDNTYYFSLLYSVGQAYGFELKTPWKDLSDLQKKVLLLGSDKPILIQADSRFKTSSGFERPFEGILPILERQLNEANGESVKQKLEKYLELVPCKTCSGKRLRPEALAVKLGPYNITDLTSISVSETLNHVERIMGLAKTKKENISLSEKQKQIGELVLKEIRLRLKFLINVGLDYLTLDRPAMTLSGGEAQRIRLATQIGAGLTGVLYVLDEPSIGLHQRDNDRLLETLKSLRDLGNTLVVVEHDEDTMKSADYLVDIGPGAGVYGGEIIAKGSYQDVLNSERSLTGAYLSGRKSIPTPKERRSSVKKSLILNNCSKNNLKNISVEFPLGRLVSVTGVSGSGKSTLINELLHPALCHSLGLKVPFPQGVKELKGIKAIDKVIVIDQSPIGRTPRSNPATYTGAFDPIRQIFTATVEAKARGYQAGQFSFNVKGGRCEACKGQGVNVIEMNFLPDVYVQCEVCKGARFNRETLQVKYKGFNISDVLEMTVEQAAETFSAIPQAADRLSTLVDVGLGYVKLGQPAPTLSGGEAQRVKLATELSKRATGKTLYLIDEPTTGLSFYDVHKLMDVIQRLVDKGNSVIVIEHNLDVIRCSDWIIDLGPDGGDKGGEIIAEGIPEDVAKNPTSHTAKYLKKVLK; encoded by the coding sequence TAACATTGAAGGTTTATCACCTGCTATTTCAATTGACCAAAAATCTACAAGTCATAATCCTCGATCAACAGTCGGAACAGTAACAGAGATACAAGATTATTTAAGATTATTGTTTGGTCGTGCTGGTGAGCCGCATTGTCACCACTGCGGGATTCCAATTGCGCCTCAAACAATTGATGAAATGGTTGATCAAATTCTTCTCTTACCAGAAGGAACGAGGTACCAATTGTTGGCTCCTGTTGTAAGAGGTAAAAAAGGAACACATACAAAATTAATAAGTGGATTAGCTGCTGAAGGATTCGCTAGGGTAAGAATTAACGGAGAGGTGAGAGAACTTGCTGATAGTATTGAATTAGATAAAAATCAAATTCATAATATTGAAGTAGTAGTTGATAGATTAATTGCAAGAGAAGGAATACAAGAAAGATTAAATGATTCTCTACAAACTTGTCTCAAAAGAGGCGATGGCTTAGCAATAGTAGAAGTTGTTCCAAAAAAAGGAGAAAACTTACCTTCTAACTTAGAGAGAGAAAAACTTTACTCAGAAAACTATGCATGTCCTGTACATGGCTCTATTGTTGAAGAACTTTCTCCTAGATTGTTTTCTTTTAATAGCCCATATGGCGCTTGTCCAGATTGTCATGGGATTGGCTATTTAAAAAAATTTACTGCGGATAGAGTTATACCTGATAAAACATTACCTGTTTATGCTGCAATAGCTCCTTGGAGTGAAAAAGATAATACTTATTATTTCTCTTTACTTTATTCTGTGGGACAAGCCTATGGTTTTGAATTAAAAACTCCTTGGAAAGATTTAAGTGATTTGCAAAAAAAAGTTCTACTTTTGGGATCAGATAAGCCAATATTAATCCAAGCTGATAGTCGTTTTAAAACTTCTAGTGGTTTTGAAAGACCTTTCGAGGGGATTTTGCCAATATTAGAAAGGCAATTGAATGAAGCAAATGGAGAATCAGTTAAACAAAAATTAGAAAAATATCTAGAATTAGTTCCCTGTAAGACATGTTCTGGAAAACGATTAAGGCCTGAGGCTTTGGCAGTTAAACTTGGTCCATATAACATTACTGACTTAACTTCTATAAGCGTTTCTGAAACCCTAAATCATGTAGAACGCATCATGGGTTTAGCTAAGACAAAGAAGGAAAATATATCTTTATCAGAAAAACAAAAGCAGATAGGTGAATTGGTTTTAAAAGAGATTCGTTTACGTTTGAAGTTTTTAATTAATGTAGGTTTGGATTATTTGACTTTAGATAGACCAGCTATGACTTTGTCTGGTGGTGAAGCTCAGCGTATTAGATTGGCTACACAAATAGGTGCAGGTCTTACTGGCGTTTTGTATGTATTAGATGAACCAAGTATTGGTTTGCATCAAAGAGACAATGACAGATTATTAGAAACATTAAAAAGCTTAAGAGACTTGGGAAATACTTTGGTTGTTGTTGAACATGATGAAGATACTATGAAATCCGCAGATTATTTAGTAGATATTGGTCCTGGGGCAGGTGTTTATGGTGGAGAAATTATTGCTAAAGGATCTTATCAAGATGTCTTAAATTCAGAAAGGTCATTAACTGGAGCTTATCTCAGTGGTAGGAAGTCAATTCCTACTCCAAAAGAACGTAGATCATCAGTAAAAAAAAGTTTAATTTTAAATAATTGCTCTAAAAATAATTTAAAAAATATTTCTGTGGAATTTCCTTTGGGAAGATTAGTTTCTGTAACTGGTGTGAGTGGAAGTGGGAAGAGCACCCTGATAAATGAATTACTTCATCCTGCATTGTGTCACTCTCTTGGATTAAAAGTCCCTTTTCCACAAGGTGTAAAAGAATTAAAGGGTATAAAGGCAATTGATAAAGTTATCGTTATCGATCAATCTCCAATAGGAAGAACTCCAAGATCAAATCCTGCTACATATACCGGTGCTTTTGACCCTATAAGGCAGATATTTACTGCAACAGTAGAAGCAAAAGCAAGAGGTTATCAGGCTGGTCAATTTAGCTTTAACGTGAAAGGAGGAAGATGCGAAGCTTGTAAAGGCCAGGGAGTTAATGTTATTGAAATGAATTTTTTACCTGATGTGTATGTTCAATGTGAAGTATGTAAAGGAGCTCGTTTTAATAGGGAAACTCTTCAAGTTAAATATAAAGGTTTTAATATATCCGATGTTTTAGAGATGACTGTCGAACAAGCTGCAGAAACTTTCTCTGCTATACCTCAAGCTGCTGATAGATTATCTACATTGGTAGATGTCGGCTTAGGCTATGTCAAACTAGGCCAACCAGCTCCTACATTATCTGGTGGAGAGGCTCAAAGAGTTAAGTTAGCTACGGAATTGTCAAAAAGGGCTACTGGAAAAACTTTATATTTGATTGATGAACCAACAACGGGGTTAAGTTTTTATGATGTTCATAAATTAATGGATGTAATACAACGTCTGGTAGATAAAGGTAATTCAGTAATTGTTATTGAACATAATTTAGATGTTATTAGATGTTCAGATTGGATTATCGATTTAGGACCTGATGGAGGGGATAAAGGTGGAGAAATTATTGCAGAAGGTATTCCTGAGGACGTAGCTAAAAATCCTACAAGTCATACAGCAAAATATCTTAAAAAAGTTTTAAAATAA